One Dehalococcoidia bacterium genomic window carries:
- a CDS encoding CpaF family protein, with product MAKVTPEQEEVALRIHRMLLEEVDMHRLTRMSEEEARQAVAEAASALLSRHFPHIVGLAQDIVIQRVIDEMLGLGPLEQLMRDPSISEIMVNAPDEVYFEREGIIYRSNVRFQDHEHIMRVVQRILGPLGRRVDEASPMVDARLRDGSRVNVIIPPLAPKSPVVTIRRFRADKMTMEDLVAAGTITREVADFLGACVKARLNILISGGTGTGKTTLLNALSAYIPHRERIITIEDPIELKLQQPHVVSLEARPPSIEGKGEVTQRDLLRNALRMRPDRIIIGEVRGPEAFDMLNAMNTGHEGSLSTIHANSPRDALARLENMVLMAGFDLPQRAIREQIASALDLIVQVARFVDGVRRITQVTEVVGMEGNVVTLQDIFVFQQEGIDGQGRVVGQLRPTGIRPTFSHKLELAGIQLPAELFLEGAWT from the coding sequence ATGGCCAAGGTCACCCCAGAGCAGGAGGAGGTGGCCCTGCGCATTCACCGTATGCTGCTGGAGGAGGTGGACATGCACCGCCTGACGCGCATGTCCGAGGAGGAGGCCCGCCAGGCGGTGGCGGAGGCAGCCTCCGCCCTCCTCTCACGCCATTTCCCCCACATCGTAGGGCTGGCCCAAGATATCGTCATCCAGAGGGTCATCGACGAAATGCTGGGCCTGGGCCCCCTGGAGCAGCTCATGCGCGACCCTAGCATCTCCGAGATCATGGTCAACGCCCCCGACGAGGTCTATTTCGAGCGGGAGGGGATCATCTACCGCTCCAACGTCAGGTTCCAGGACCACGAGCACATCATGCGGGTGGTGCAGCGCATCCTGGGCCCCCTAGGGAGGCGGGTGGACGAGGCCTCACCCATGGTGGACGCCCGCCTGCGCGACGGCTCGCGGGTCAACGTCATCATACCTCCCTTGGCCCCTAAGAGCCCGGTGGTCACCATCCGGCGCTTCCGAGCCGACAAGATGACCATGGAGGACCTGGTGGCCGCTGGCACCATCACCAGGGAAGTGGCCGACTTCCTGGGGGCATGTGTGAAGGCACGCCTCAACATCCTCATATCGGGGGGCACGGGCACCGGTAAGACCACCCTCCTCAACGCCCTATCCGCCTACATACCGCATCGGGAGCGCATCATCACCATTGAGGACCCCATCGAGCTAAAGCTACAACAGCCCCACGTAGTAAGCCTGGAAGCTCGCCCCCCCAGCATCGAGGGAAAGGGGGAGGTGACCCAGCGGGATCTGCTGCGCAACGCCCTGCGCATGCGGCCCGACCGCATCATCATCGGCGAGGTGCGGGGTCCCGAGGCCTTCGACATGCTCAACGCCATGAACACGGGCCATGAGGGCTCCCTCTCCACCATCCACGCCAATTCCCCACGGGACGCCCTAGCCCGCTTAGAGAACATGGTGCTCATGGCCGGGTTCGACCTACCCCAGCGGGCCATCCGGGAGCAGATCGCCTCCGCCCTGGACCTCATCGTGCAGGTGGCCCGCTTCGTGGACGGGGTACGTAGGATCACGCAGGTGACGGAAGTGGTGGGCATGGAGGGGAACGTCGTCACCTTGCAGGACATCTTCGTCTTCCAGCAGGAGGGCATCGATGGGCAAGGGCGGGTGGTAGGGCAGCTGCGGCCCACCGGCATCCGCCCCACCTTCTCCCACAAGTTGGAGCTGGCGGGCATCCAGCTACCGGCTGAGCTCTTTCTGGAGGGGGCATGGACGTGA
- a CDS encoding P-loop NTPase, giving the protein MARSPQVIIIDPDPHRREEVRKALALSGVAVVGTARYGAEARTICSELSPDVIVMAVVEPLPRALQMVEAIVDMAPGIPILAYSPHRSPELVRQAMVLGVRDFLPYPTGREELVRAIHTLIDLQERRRERAAQGFTPFGSVITVFGPKGGVGKTTIATNLAVAMARRLYSSVALVDLDVRFGNVATVLGLSAERSIVDLAQNGHTPDLEQVRQCMVTHDSGVDILPAPEWRGEWYPLTPDHVGAILHALAQSYDFVVVDTPAGFNDFIARALELSTLALLVTSPDVTGLKEALTVLEMLRDWSYPQEKVVLVLNHAVAAKVSDSEVRSVLGIRPAWRIPFDKEVMRSLREGRPLVTRKPRSRAAVAITAMAFHVAGQPSAPRQGMLARLFRRQAVAAR; this is encoded by the coding sequence ATGGCCCGCAGCCCGCAAGTAATCATCATCGACCCTGATCCTCACAGGCGGGAGGAGGTGCGCAAGGCCTTGGCCCTCTCGGGGGTGGCGGTGGTGGGCACCGCCCGTTACGGCGCTGAGGCCCGCACCATCTGCTCAGAGCTAAGCCCCGATGTCATCGTCATGGCTGTGGTGGAGCCCCTGCCCAGGGCTCTGCAGATGGTGGAGGCCATCGTCGACATGGCCCCGGGGATCCCCATCCTGGCCTACTCGCCCCACAGGTCGCCGGAGCTAGTGAGGCAGGCCATGGTCCTGGGGGTGCGGGACTTCCTCCCCTACCCAACGGGGCGAGAGGAACTAGTGCGCGCCATCCATACCTTGATAGACCTGCAGGAGAGGCGTCGAGAGCGGGCCGCCCAGGGCTTCACCCCCTTCGGGTCGGTCATCACCGTCTTTGGTCCTAAGGGAGGTGTGGGCAAGACCACCATCGCCACCAACCTGGCTGTGGCCATGGCCCGGCGGCTTTACTCCTCTGTGGCCCTGGTGGACCTGGACGTGCGGTTCGGCAACGTGGCCACTGTGCTGGGCCTGTCAGCGGAGCGCAGCATCGTGGACCTGGCCCAGAACGGCCATACGCCGGACCTGGAGCAGGTGCGCCAATGCATGGTGACCCACGATAGCGGGGTGGACATCCTGCCCGCTCCCGAATGGCGTGGCGAGTGGTACCCCCTCACCCCAGACCACGTGGGGGCCATCCTACATGCCCTGGCCCAGAGTTACGACTTCGTGGTAGTGGATACGCCCGCCGGTTTCAACGATTTCATCGCCCGGGCTCTGGAGCTCTCCACCCTGGCTCTCCTGGTGACGAGCCCAGATGTCACCGGTCTGAAGGAGGCCTTGACGGTGCTGGAGATGCTCAGGGACTGGTCCTACCCCCAGGAGAAGGTGGTCCTGGTGCTCAACCACGCGGTGGCGGCTAAGGTCAGCGATAGCGAGGTGCGTAGCGTCCTGGGCATCCGGCCCGCCTGGCGCATTCCCTTCGACAAGGAGGTGATGCGCTCCCTGCGGGAGGGGAGGCCGCTGGTGACCCGCAAGCCCAGGTCGCGGGCGGCTGTGGCCATCACCGCTATGGCCTTCCACGTGGCCGGCCAGCCCTCGGCCCCCCGTCAAGGGATGCTGGCCAGGCTTTTCCGCCGCCAGGCGGTGGCCGCCAGGTGA
- the cpaB gene encoding Flp pilus assembly protein CpaB → MLGSQAMSARGGKAALALAVALGLTSALLVYIVLRQAAGDRAGEGKVERVPVVVAAQAIEAGKRIAAEDVKTVMVPTEAVVPGVFPRVEDVVGKVARSSIAANEQITERKLVETNWEAKSRAAPLSVMIPVGKRAVAVEVEEATAVGGLVLPGDFVDVVGVFELKDPQGNKQFVSLLVAQNVQVLAVGQETPSEAAILPEDDQVGPGGGTPQPKAKTVTLALDPPQALAVSLADDMGKIHLALRPFSEKDKRAISPLPSNVPLPPELMAIISLAQ, encoded by the coding sequence ATGCTGGGTAGCCAGGCAATGTCAGCGCGAGGCGGCAAGGCGGCCCTGGCCCTGGCTGTAGCCCTGGGCCTGACCTCCGCCCTGCTGGTGTACATCGTCCTCAGGCAGGCTGCCGGCGACAGAGCCGGGGAAGGGAAGGTGGAACGGGTGCCGGTGGTGGTAGCCGCCCAAGCCATTGAGGCGGGGAAGCGCATCGCTGCCGAGGACGTGAAGACGGTCATGGTGCCGACGGAGGCGGTGGTCCCAGGGGTCTTCCCCAGGGTGGAAGACGTGGTGGGCAAGGTGGCCCGCTCCTCCATCGCCGCCAACGAGCAGATAACGGAAAGGAAGCTGGTGGAGACCAACTGGGAAGCCAAGTCCCGGGCGGCGCCCCTCTCGGTGATGATCCCCGTGGGCAAGCGAGCTGTGGCCGTAGAGGTGGAGGAGGCCACGGCGGTGGGAGGGCTCGTCCTGCCAGGGGACTTCGTGGACGTGGTGGGCGTGTTCGAGTTAAAGGACCCGCAGGGCAACAAGCAGTTCGTCTCCCTGCTGGTGGCCCAGAACGTGCAGGTGCTGGCCGTGGGCCAGGAGACTCCCTCAGAGGCCGCCATCCTGCCAGAGGACGACCAGGTGGGCCCCGGCGGAGGGACGCCCCAGCCCAAGGCCAAGACGGTGACCCTGGCCCTGGACCCGCCGCAGGCGTTGGCTGTCTCCCTGGCCGACGATATGGGGAAGATCCACCTGGCCCTGCGGCCCTTTAGTGAAAAGGATAAGAGAGCGATATCACCCCTTCCTAGCAACGTGCCCCTTCCGCCCGAGCTAATGGCCATAATCAGCCTGGCCCAATAG
- a CDS encoding pilus assembly protein TadG-related protein yields the protein MRWLSRLMREEEGQVLVVVALGLAALLGFAALAIDVGFFMWEKRALQNAADASALAGVMELPRSPETAVGVANAYAVRNGVESRGWVVEAINVSTDATTITVSVAHPNAPFMLGRVLGLLGVDVRARATAAINSPRRLSNVMPWMLKRSVYEAAGNGDLVILKYDARNPEQGNFGPLAIEGRGSAAYRRNIEEGAVVELQVEYDTEPGNMVGPTQQGLQRRLSETIRECDEWDEAFSVESGDALHLSPQCNPWLGKEGSKRVVAIPLVEDTDLGGRTRVRVVGLALAFLEDFQCRGGNECQVMARLAKAVASLQDPESRLGPFNPNVGIRVLRLVQ from the coding sequence ATGCGGTGGCTGTCCAGGCTCATGAGAGAAGAAGAGGGCCAGGTGCTGGTGGTCGTGGCCCTGGGCCTGGCTGCCCTTCTCGGCTTCGCCGCCCTGGCCATCGATGTGGGCTTCTTCATGTGGGAAAAGAGGGCCCTTCAGAACGCCGCCGACGCCTCTGCCCTGGCCGGCGTCATGGAGTTGCCCAGGTCACCCGAAACCGCCGTGGGAGTGGCTAACGCCTATGCCGTCCGCAATGGCGTGGAGTCCCGTGGATGGGTGGTGGAGGCCATCAACGTTAGCACCGATGCCACCACCATCACCGTATCGGTAGCCCACCCCAATGCCCCCTTCATGCTGGGAAGAGTACTGGGCCTTCTTGGGGTAGATGTCAGGGCCAGGGCGACGGCAGCCATAAACTCCCCCCGCCGCCTCAGCAACGTCATGCCCTGGATGCTGAAAAGGAGCGTCTACGAGGCGGCCGGCAACGGCGACCTGGTCATCCTGAAGTACGACGCCCGCAACCCAGAGCAGGGGAACTTCGGGCCCCTGGCCATCGAAGGCCGAGGTTCCGCTGCCTACCGCCGCAACATCGAGGAGGGGGCGGTGGTGGAGCTCCAGGTGGAATACGACACCGAGCCAGGCAACATGGTGGGGCCCACCCAGCAGGGGCTCCAAAGGCGCCTCAGCGAGACCATCAGGGAATGTGATGAGTGGGACGAAGCCTTCAGCGTGGAGAGTGGGGACGCCTTGCACCTATCGCCCCAGTGCAACCCCTGGCTGGGGAAGGAAGGGAGCAAACGGGTGGTGGCCATCCCTCTGGTGGAGGATACGGACCTGGGGGGCCGCACCCGGGTGAGGGTGGTGGGCCTCGCCCTGGCTTTCCTAGAGGATTTTCAGTGCCGGGGGGGGAACGAATGCCAGGTCATGGCTAGGCTGGCCAAGGCCGTGGCCTCCCTGCAAGACCCAGAGTCCCGGTTGGGGCCTTTCAACCCCAACGTGGGCATCAGGGTGTTGCGCCTTGTGCAGTGA
- a CDS encoding TadE/TadG family type IV pilus assembly protein, with the protein MPRGAKGERGQALVELALALPLLALILFAIIDFGLGLNARIQVANAVREGARLGTIVWAEPNAEGLIAQRVLERAGAVVNAQLGAVQVAFPEGRYPGASVEVALPCRYNFLVPGLSGIAHLGCGARATMRLE; encoded by the coding sequence ATGCCCAGGGGCGCCAAGGGTGAGCGGGGGCAGGCGCTGGTGGAATTGGCCCTGGCATTGCCCCTGCTCGCCCTTATCCTGTTTGCCATCATCGACTTCGGCCTAGGGCTCAACGCCCGCATACAGGTGGCCAACGCCGTGCGGGAGGGGGCCCGCTTGGGCACCATCGTCTGGGCCGAGCCCAACGCTGAGGGGCTCATCGCCCAGCGGGTGTTGGAGAGGGCGGGCGCGGTGGTGAATGCCCAGCTAGGGGCTGTGCAGGTGGCCTTTCCCGAGGGTCGGTACCCCGGGGCCTCCGTGGAGGTGGCCCTTCCATGCCGTTATAACTTCCTGGTGCCGGGGCTCTCGGGCATCGCCCACCTGGGATGTGGCGCCAGAGCCACCATGAGGCTGGAGTAA
- a CDS encoding Flp family type IVb pilin — MLTVLVHHLTHWVSMLLPRDEEGQALTEYGLILALVAIALIGALTALALGLTGVFNRVVGALGG; from the coding sequence ATGCTTACGGTTCTTGTCCACCATCTGACGCACTGGGTGTCCATGCTGCTTCCTCGTGACGAGGAAGGGCAGGCACTGACGGAGTACGGCCTTATCCTGGCCCTGGTGGCCATAGCTCTCATCGGAGCGCTCACCGCCCTAGCCCTGGGCCTGACGGGCGTGTTCAACCGGGTAGTGGGCGCTCTAGGCGGCTAG
- a CDS encoding SagB family peptide dehydrogenase, whose translation MRGEAARRYHQLTKHSYWKVRLGPHGLDWANQPIPFKLYKGLEPIPLPRDLPRTGAPALEVVGFPPWPGPGRPTLATLASILFFSAGITKRMRYPGGEIYFRAAACTGALYHIDIYLACGDLEGLEAGVYHFGPHDFSLRQLRRGDYRGVVVEAAGHELSLARASVVALLASTFWRNAWKYRARAYRHVFWDSGTILANMLAMARAHHISARVILGFADDAINHLLGLDGQREAVVALVALGQDGPTGPPPAHVPALHLETVPLSRHEVHYPEIAAVHKASSLADGRQAALWRRGLSPLPTPKVEGRLFPLPPSPPRQSDAIEDVILRRGSTRRFARRPLALEELAAVLACASSPVPSDVTVGEGLALNRLFLIVNAVEGIPPGAYMYRREEHALELLKEGDFRERAGFLALEQPLGADASVDVFFLSPLDHVLEELGGRGYRAAQLEAGIGGGRAYLAAYALKRGATGLTFYDDEVTSFFSPRAAGTEPMFLVALGLPAYRPRL comes from the coding sequence ATGAGGGGGGAAGCGGCCCGCCGCTACCACCAGCTCACCAAGCACTCCTATTGGAAGGTGCGGCTAGGCCCTCACGGGCTGGACTGGGCCAACCAGCCCATACCCTTCAAGCTCTATAAGGGGCTGGAGCCCATACCTTTGCCCAGGGACCTCCCCCGAACTGGCGCCCCTGCCCTGGAGGTGGTGGGCTTCCCACCTTGGCCGGGGCCCGGACGGCCCACCTTGGCGACCCTTGCTAGCATCCTCTTCTTCTCGGCGGGCATCACCAAGCGTATGCGTTACCCGGGGGGCGAGATATACTTCCGGGCGGCGGCCTGCACCGGCGCCCTCTATCACATCGACATCTATCTGGCGTGCGGGGACCTGGAGGGCCTGGAGGCGGGCGTATACCACTTCGGCCCCCACGACTTCTCCCTGCGCCAGCTCCGTCGTGGGGACTACCGAGGGGTGGTGGTGGAGGCCGCCGGCCACGAGCTCTCCCTGGCCAGGGCATCAGTGGTGGCCCTCCTAGCCAGCACCTTTTGGCGCAACGCCTGGAAGTACCGGGCCCGCGCCTACCGCCACGTCTTCTGGGATAGCGGGACCATCTTGGCCAACATGCTGGCCATGGCGCGGGCTCACCATATCTCAGCGCGGGTAATACTGGGGTTCGCCGACGATGCTATCAACCACCTGTTAGGTCTGGACGGGCAGAGGGAGGCCGTGGTAGCCCTGGTAGCCCTGGGGCAGGATGGCCCCACTGGACCGCCCCCTGCTCATGTGCCAGCCTTGCACCTGGAGACGGTCCCCCTCTCCAGACACGAGGTTCACTATCCGGAGATCGCTGCGGTGCACAAGGCCTCCTCCCTGGCCGATGGGCGCCAGGCGGCCCTCTGGCGCCGTGGCCTCTCGCCCCTTCCCACACCGAAGGTGGAGGGGCGCCTCTTCCCCCTCCCCCCATCTCCCCCTCGACAGAGCGACGCCATAGAGGACGTCATCCTCAGGCGAGGCTCCACCAGGCGGTTCGCCCGCCGTCCCCTGGCCCTCGAGGAGCTGGCGGCCGTCCTGGCATGTGCTAGCTCGCCTGTGCCATCGGACGTCACCGTGGGCGAAGGCCTAGCCCTCAACCGTCTCTTCTTGATAGTCAACGCCGTGGAGGGCATCCCGCCAGGGGCATATATGTACCGTCGGGAGGAACACGCCCTGGAGTTGCTGAAGGAGGGGGACTTCCGAGAGCGGGCCGGCTTCTTGGCCTTAGAGCAGCCCTTAGGGGCCGATGCCAGCGTCGATGTCTTCTTCCTCTCACCGCTGGACCACGTCCTGGAGGAGCTGGGGGGCCGAGGCTACCGGGCGGCGCAGCTGGAGGCGGGTATCGGCGGCGGGCGGGCATACCTGGCAGCATATGCCCTCAAACGTGGTGCTACGGGCCTCACCTTCTACGATGACGAAGTGACCTCCTTCTTCTCCCCTCGCGCGGCAGGCACGGAGCCCATGTTCTTGGTGGCCCTAGGCCTGCCGGCCTACCGCCCCCGCTTGTAA
- a CDS encoding thioredoxin domain-containing protein translates to MPNRLIHETSPYLRQHAHNPVDWYPWGEEAFRRAKEEDKPILLSIGYSACHWCHVMERESFQDPEIARIMNENFVNVKVDREERPDVDAIYMQAVQAMTGSGGWPLTVFLTPDGEPFFGGTYFPPQDRHGLPGFPKVLLAVAEAYRSRRQEVRQQAAQMATYIRRVMALRSPPDLLTPQVLDEAFRNLEAQYDAQFGGIGPAPKFPQVMAWEFLLRYHLRTGQPQALEMVTRTLQAMASGGIHDHLGGGFHRYSVDRLWLVPHFEKMLYDNALLASLYLHAFQLTGQEGWAQVVRSTLDYLLREMRHPQGAFYSSQDADSEGQEGRFYTWTYDEVMEALGPQVGRAFALRYGLTPEGNFEGRNVLYLARSLEEVAQEMGLEASVVGGMLEEARARLLAIRERRPRPERDEKVLTGWNGLALAALSEASCVLKEPRYREAAVECARFLLAHLLCDGQLMHSYKDGQAKVPAYLEDYACLVHGLLLLHEATFDVGWLREAVALARQMVSMFWEPQEGVFYDTGPLHHPPITRPREVLDGATPSGSSMATYVLLRLSAIVGEEELRNIAIQALRGMRELMVRAPAMAGQWLCALDLSLADVQEVAVVGQRHDPRTQAMLDVLYSHFQPHRVVVGMSPEEAGTGIPLLEGKTALGGEPTAYVCRHFVCREPVTSPQDLARQLSQP, encoded by the coding sequence GTGCCCAACCGCCTCATCCATGAGACCAGCCCCTATTTGCGCCAGCACGCCCACAACCCCGTGGACTGGTACCCCTGGGGGGAGGAGGCCTTCCGGAGGGCCAAGGAGGAGGACAAGCCCATCCTCCTAAGCATCGGCTACTCCGCCTGCCACTGGTGTCATGTCATGGAGCGGGAGTCCTTCCAGGACCCCGAGATCGCCCGCATCATGAACGAGAACTTCGTCAACGTGAAGGTGGACCGGGAGGAGAGGCCAGATGTAGACGCCATTTATATGCAGGCGGTGCAGGCTATGACAGGCAGCGGCGGCTGGCCCCTCACCGTCTTCTTGACCCCCGATGGGGAGCCCTTCTTCGGCGGCACCTATTTCCCGCCCCAGGACCGCCACGGCCTGCCCGGGTTCCCCAAGGTGCTCCTAGCGGTGGCCGAGGCCTACCGCAGCCGTCGGCAGGAGGTGAGGCAGCAGGCCGCTCAGATGGCCACCTACATACGTCGCGTTATGGCCCTGCGCTCCCCTCCTGACCTCCTCACCCCCCAGGTGCTGGATGAGGCCTTTCGGAATCTTGAGGCCCAGTATGATGCCCAGTTCGGCGGGATTGGCCCGGCTCCCAAGTTCCCGCAGGTCATGGCCTGGGAGTTCCTTCTGCGCTACCACCTGCGCACCGGCCAACCTCAGGCCCTGGAGATGGTCACTAGGACGCTGCAGGCCATGGCCAGCGGCGGCATCCACGACCACTTGGGGGGCGGATTCCACCGCTATTCTGTGGATCGCCTCTGGCTGGTGCCCCACTTCGAGAAGATGCTTTACGACAACGCCCTCTTGGCCTCCCTTTACCTCCATGCCTTCCAGCTCACTGGCCAGGAGGGATGGGCGCAGGTGGTGCGCTCTACCTTGGACTACCTCCTGCGCGAGATGCGCCACCCCCAGGGCGCCTTCTATAGCTCCCAGGATGCCGACAGCGAAGGCCAAGAGGGCCGCTTCTACACCTGGACATACGACGAGGTGATGGAGGCGTTGGGGCCCCAAGTGGGAAGGGCCTTCGCCCTTCGCTACGGGCTCACCCCCGAGGGCAACTTCGAAGGGCGCAACGTCCTCTACCTAGCCCGCTCCCTAGAGGAAGTGGCCCAGGAGATGGGGCTGGAAGCCTCCGTGGTCGGCGGCATGCTGGAGGAGGCGAGGGCCCGCCTCCTCGCCATCAGAGAGAGGAGGCCAAGGCCAGAGCGGGACGAGAAGGTGCTGACCGGCTGGAATGGCCTGGCCCTTGCCGCCCTGTCCGAGGCATCGTGCGTCCTTAAGGAGCCCCGTTACAGGGAGGCAGCGGTGGAGTGTGCCCGCTTCCTCTTGGCACACTTGCTCTGCGATGGCCAGCTTATGCACTCCTACAAGGATGGGCAGGCCAAGGTGCCCGCTTATCTGGAGGACTACGCCTGCCTGGTCCATGGCCTCCTCTTACTGCACGAGGCCACCTTCGACGTGGGCTGGCTAAGGGAGGCGGTAGCCCTGGCCCGCCAGATGGTATCCATGTTCTGGGAGCCCCAGGAGGGTGTGTTCTACGACACCGGTCCCTTGCACCATCCCCCCATAACACGACCGCGAGAGGTGTTGGACGGCGCCACCCCCTCCGGCTCCTCCATGGCCACCTATGTGCTCTTGCGTCTGTCGGCCATAGTGGGGGAGGAAGAGCTGCGCAACATAGCCATCCAGGCCCTGCGAGGGATGCGAGAGCTAATGGTACGGGCCCCGGCCATGGCCGGCCAGTGGCTCTGTGCCCTGGACCTCTCCCTGGCCGATGTGCAGGAGGTGGCGGTGGTGGGACAACGCCACGACCCCCGCACCCAGGCCATGCTGGACGTATTGTATTCCCACTTCCAGCCTCATCGGGTGGTGGTGGGGATGTCGCCTGAGGAGGCGGGCACGGGCATTCCCCTCCTGGAGGGCAAGACGGCCCTTGGCGGCGAGCCCACGGCCTACGTGTGCCGCCACTTCGTCTGCCGTGAGCCCGTCACCTCTCCTCAAGACCTGGCCCGTCAGCTCTCCCAGCCATGA
- a CDS encoding Fe(2+)-trafficking protein gives MAEVGCARCGRQAQALEAPPMGGHYGRLVWEHVCAQCWQEWREMSMRLIAHYGLNMGNPLHRQQLRQVMCDFLHLPSAPGEA, from the coding sequence ATGGCGGAGGTGGGATGTGCCCGCTGTGGAAGGCAGGCCCAGGCCCTGGAGGCCCCGCCCATGGGCGGGCACTACGGTCGCCTCGTTTGGGAGCATGTATGCGCCCAGTGCTGGCAGGAGTGGCGGGAGATGTCCATGCGCCTCATCGCCCATTATGGCCTCAACATGGGCAACCCGCTACACCGGCAGCAGCTGCGGCAGGTGATGTGTGATTTCCTCCACCTACCCTCGGCGCCAGGGGAGGCTTAA
- a CDS encoding ABC transporter permease: protein MGGVKGADAADRPTRHACICLSCRWAPCLSQCKIFLMLVAAIWQQGMLSVVVVLAILIAPYVARLVRGVVLSLREEQFVMAARAMGANPLRIMLVHILPNVMAPVIVVASIVVGGAILVEGALSFLGLGIPADDPLWKTSWGAMLKPENLQYMQRAPHLALFPGAALALTVLAFNILGDSLRDRLDPRLRGALY from the coding sequence ATGGGGGGCGTCAAGGGAGCAGACGCGGCAGACCGCCCCACCAGACACGCCTGTATTTGCCTCTCATGCCGTTGGGCTCCATGCCTATCCCAGTGCAAAATCTTCCTGATGCTCGTGGCGGCCATCTGGCAGCAGGGGATGTTGAGCGTGGTGGTGGTGCTGGCCATCCTCATCGCCCCCTATGTGGCGAGGCTGGTGAGGGGAGTGGTCTTGAGCCTGCGGGAGGAGCAGTTCGTGATGGCGGCCAGAGCCATGGGCGCCAACCCATTGCGCATCATGCTGGTGCACATCTTGCCTAACGTTATGGCCCCGGTCATCGTGGTGGCGTCCATCGTGGTGGGCGGGGCCATCCTGGTGGAGGGAGCCCTGAGCTTCCTGGGCTTGGGCATCCCTGCCGATGACCCCCTGTGGAAGACCTCATGGGGGGCTATGCTCAAGCCAGAGAACCTCCAGTACATGCAGCGGGCACCTCATCTGGCCCTCTTCCCGGGGGCTGCCCTGGCCCTGACCGTCCTGGCCTTTAACATCTTGGGAGACAGCCTGCGGGATAGGCTGGACCCCAGACTGCGGGGGGCCCTGTACTAG